The Crocinitomicaceae bacterium genome includes a region encoding these proteins:
- a CDS encoding pyridoxal phosphate-dependent aminotransferase gives MPGISSKGAAMPQSPIRKLVPYAEKAKKEGKTVYFLNIGQPDIKTPEVAMQAIHNTDKKVIEYSHSAGYESYRKGLAEYYKKSGIPVNTDEILITTGGSEALIFAFMTCCNPGDEVIIPEPFYANYNSFAMTAGLTVVPVTSHIEDGFALPPVEEIEKMITPKTKVIVICNPGNPTGYLYSKEELEKLRDVVKKHDLFLFADEVYREFCYDGAQPFSVMNLSGIDQNVILIDSVSKRYSMCGARVGALISRNKEVISTALKFAQARLSPPTFGQIAGEAALQTPQSYFDEVIAEYVERRNILVDGLNKIPGVFCPKPKGAFYCVAKFPVDDADKFCQWLLEEFSYENQTVMMAPASGFYATKGSGKNEARIAYVLEKDSLRKAVKCLEEALKVYPGKV, from the coding sequence ATGCCAGGCATTTCTAGTAAAGGGGCGGCCATGCCGCAATCACCAATCCGTAAATTGGTTCCGTATGCTGAAAAAGCAAAAAAAGAAGGTAAAACTGTCTATTTTCTAAATATTGGACAACCTGATATTAAAACGCCTGAAGTAGCCATGCAGGCCATTCACAACACGGATAAAAAAGTAATAGAATACAGCCATTCAGCCGGGTATGAATCATACCGCAAAGGGTTGGCAGAGTATTATAAAAAATCAGGTATACCTGTTAATACAGATGAAATTTTAATTACCACCGGAGGATCTGAAGCCTTGATTTTTGCCTTTATGACCTGTTGTAATCCGGGAGATGAAGTGATTATTCCGGAACCTTTTTACGCCAACTACAATAGCTTTGCCATGACAGCCGGACTTACCGTAGTGCCTGTCACATCTCATATTGAAGATGGATTTGCATTACCTCCTGTTGAAGAAATTGAAAAAATGATCACACCAAAAACAAAAGTGATTGTGATTTGTAACCCCGGTAATCCAACGGGGTATCTGTATTCAAAAGAAGAATTGGAAAAACTGCGTGACGTGGTAAAAAAACATGATTTGTTTTTGTTTGCAGACGAAGTTTATCGTGAGTTTTGTTATGATGGCGCACAACCTTTTTCTGTGATGAACCTGAGTGGCATTGATCAAAATGTGATATTGATAGATTCAGTTTCAAAACGCTACAGCATGTGCGGTGCCAGAGTTGGCGCATTGATTTCACGAAATAAAGAAGTAATAAGTACGGCACTTAAATTTGCACAGGCACGACTTTCTCCCCCAACATTTGGGCAAATTGCCGGTGAAGCAGCTTTACAAACTCCACAATCATATTTTGATGAAGTGATTGCTGAATACGTTGAACGCAGAAATATTTTAGTAGACGGACTGAATAAAATTCCGGGGGTATTTTGCCCCAAACCAAAGGGTGCTTTTTATTGTGTCGCAAAATTTCCGGTTGATGATGCGGATAAATTTTGCCAATGGTTGTTGGAAGAATTCAGTTATGAAAATCAAACTGTCATGATGGCGCCCGCAAGCGGATTTTACGCTACAAAAGGTTCTGGGAAAAATGAAGCGCGAATTGCTTATGTACTTGAAAAAGATTCTCTGAGAAAGGCTGTAAAATGTCTTGAAGAAGCACTTAAGGTGTATCCCGGAAAAGTCTAA
- a CDS encoding ABC transporter ATP-binding protein translates to MSEESKFNLGLLRRLIRLMSPYKLIFFIAAFTIILLAVLGPLRPAIIIDMIDRFVLFEAKESVTGNATQSIISVFQTSHQPADQLLSWTIFLLVLLVVESLILFVSTYASNLLGQSIIRDIRIQLFKHFNGFKISYFDRTPNGTIVTRMISDIEAIAEVFSLGLITMIGDLLKLMFIIIFMFLVNWQLALIVLIPIPLLIIATRIFAKAMKNSFQKERVQVNKLNTFVQEHLSGMSIVQLFNRQQKEYKKFESINKDHRQAHIDAVWAFSIFFPVVELLSSLSIAGLILWGMLKLQFSVVAVEGTAGVMFGFIMWVHMLYRPIRQLADRFNILQRGMVRAERVFEILDKTKHLEDNGTISHFDSNQTIHFNDVHFAYKPGEWVLNGISFDVEHGKSVALVGTTGAGKSTIINLLTRFYDIQKGDILIGNDSVKSFDLSVLRTNIGIVQQDVFLFSDSVYNNITLGNNKIQEAEVITAAKKVGAHDFIMQLPGGYQYHVGERGGALSVGQKQLIAFIRAFVYNPGILILDEATASIDSESEALIQKATTELQKGRTSIIIAHRLSTVVNCDLILVLDQGKIIEKGTHAELIQLNGQYKKLYDLNFS, encoded by the coding sequence ATGTCTGAAGAATCAAAGTTTAATCTGGGTTTGCTGCGGCGATTGATCCGCTTGATGTCACCGTATAAGCTGATTTTTTTTATTGCGGCTTTTACTATCATTCTTCTTGCTGTGCTTGGGCCACTTAGACCGGCTATCATCATTGATATGATTGATCGGTTTGTATTGTTTGAAGCAAAAGAAAGTGTGACAGGTAATGCAACTCAATCTATCATTTCAGTATTTCAAACATCACATCAACCCGCTGATCAACTCTTGTCTTGGACAATTTTTTTATTGGTATTATTGGTTGTTGAATCACTCATTTTATTTGTCTCTACTTATGCGTCTAATTTGCTTGGGCAGTCTATTATTCGTGATATACGCATTCAACTGTTTAAACATTTCAACGGCTTTAAAATAAGTTATTTTGATCGTACACCCAATGGTACCATAGTCACCCGAATGATCTCTGACATTGAAGCAATTGCTGAAGTATTTTCTCTTGGTCTCATTACCATGATTGGTGATTTATTGAAACTCATGTTCATCATCATTTTTATGTTTTTGGTCAACTGGCAACTTGCGCTCATTGTCTTGATTCCTATTCCACTGCTTATCATTGCTACCCGCATTTTTGCAAAAGCCATGAAAAACTCTTTTCAAAAAGAACGCGTGCAGGTTAATAAGCTCAATACGTTTGTGCAAGAACATCTTTCAGGAATGAGTATTGTGCAATTATTTAATAGACAGCAGAAGGAGTATAAAAAATTTGAATCAATCAATAAAGATCACAGGCAGGCTCATATTGATGCTGTTTGGGCTTTCTCTATTTTTTTTCCGGTTGTTGAATTATTATCATCGTTATCTATTGCAGGATTAATTTTATGGGGCATGCTCAAATTGCAATTTTCAGTTGTTGCGGTGGAAGGTACTGCCGGTGTGATGTTTGGTTTTATCATGTGGGTACACATGCTGTATCGCCCCATTCGGCAACTGGCTGACAGATTCAATATTTTGCAGAGAGGAATGGTGAGGGCTGAGCGCGTTTTTGAAATATTGGATAAAACAAAACATCTTGAAGATAACGGAACTATTTCGCATTTTGACTCAAATCAAACCATTCATTTTAACGATGTGCACTTTGCCTACAAACCGGGTGAATGGGTGCTTAACGGAATTAGTTTTGATGTAGAGCATGGAAAATCTGTTGCCCTAGTTGGTACTACCGGTGCAGGTAAATCAACCATTATCAATTTGCTTACACGATTTTACGATATTCAAAAAGGAGATATTCTCATCGGAAATGATTCTGTAAAATCTTTTGATTTATCTGTGCTGAGAACCAATATTGGAATTGTACAGCAAGATGTTTTTCTTTTTTCAGATTCAGTTTACAATAATATTACGCTGGGGAATAATAAAATTCAAGAAGCTGAAGTAATCACAGCGGCAAAAAAAGTTGGCGCACATGATTTTATTATGCAGCTCCCCGGTGGGTACCAATATCACGTTGGTGAACGTGGCGGTGCACTTTCAGTTGGGCAAAAACAACTCATAGCCTTTATTCGTGCTTTTGTTTATAATCCGGGTATACTTATTCTTGACGAAGCTACTGCCAGTATTGATTCTGAATCAGAAGCATTAATTCAAAAAGCTACTACTGAACTTCAAAAAGGCAGAACCTCAATCATTATTGCTCACCGTTTGTCAACCGTGGTTAATTGTGATTTGATACTTGTGCTTGATCAGGGAAAAATTATTGAGAAAGGAACACATGCTGAATTAATTCA